In Sedimentibacter sp. MB31-C6, one genomic interval encodes:
- a CDS encoding bacteriohemerythrin, producing MSIQWKPSLEIGVEKIDQQHKIWFEKADKLFEAGKQGKTKEYIIQLFDYLDEYTKTHFKDEENYMLSINYPDYKIQKQLHDGFIEKLSKLRKDYENSGASISVIINANQFMLDWLIKHISSVDRKIGEYVNNNK from the coding sequence ATGAGTATACAGTGGAAACCAAGTTTGGAGATTGGAGTTGAAAAGATTGATCAGCAACATAAAATTTGGTTTGAAAAGGCAGATAAACTTTTTGAAGCAGGAAAACAAGGTAAAACAAAGGAATACATAATTCAGTTATTTGATTATTTAGATGAATATACTAAAACTCATTTTAAAGATGAGGAAAATTATATGTTAAGCATAAATTATCCAGACTATAAAATCCAAAAGCAACTTCATGATGGATTTATCGAAAAGTTATCTAAGTTAAGAAAAGATTATGAAAATTCAGGTGCTAGTATCAGTGTTATTATTAATGCTAATCAATTTATGCTAGATTGGCTAATAAAGCATATTTCTTCGGTAGATAGAAAAATAGGGGAGTATGTAAATAATAACAAGTAA
- the fliS gene encoding flagellar export chaperone FliS, which produces MVNPYEQYKRTTVTTMTKGELLILLYDEVIKKLNHSILLIENNDYKQASIILEKCRKIFYHLMETLDNKYDMSNELMELYLFFNREITKAASYKETKYIESILPIVKDLRETWSEADKIARVTKG; this is translated from the coding sequence ATGGTAAATCCATATGAACAATATAAAAGGACAACCGTAACTACAATGACAAAAGGAGAACTTCTCATATTATTGTATGATGAAGTAATAAAAAAGTTAAATCATAGCATATTGTTAATTGAAAACAATGACTATAAACAAGCAAGTATAATTTTAGAAAAATGTAGAAAAATATTCTATCATTTAATGGAGACGTTGGATAATAAATATGATATGTCAAATGAACTAATGGAGTTGTATTTATTTTTCAATAGAGAAATAACAAAGGCTGCGTCGTATAAAGAAACGAAGTATATAGAAAGTATCTTGCCAATAGTGAAAGATTTAAGGGAAACATGGTCAGAAGCAGACAAAATAGCAAGAGTTACAAAGGGTTAG
- the fliD gene encoding flagellar filament capping protein FliD → MSTLSTSIYGSSTNKGIGGLMSGLDTDDLVNQMTARTRNRINREYQAKQSLLYRQEAYREISTKLLSFSNKYFSYSTGSKTNILSPNFFKSNTIEPSSKYVNVTGDAENIKNFSIDSIESVATYASLTSTNNVSSKAYTSGNVKDYISPLAGETFSISFNGTTHNLTIPKDFEGTTPEEVVDVLNEQLATIEGNDSNAKLEYTYTDNKLELVIKNKTEEDVAYLSAASKDFLNVLEMKVGKEYEGSSVDVIDTANLTRTAEQVLTNEDAFIKFDYNGVVKTINMSEMKDSYTYDAGGIKSFLQDKLNEIYGTGKIEVTESDGALTFKTLGLEETDLIGISGISSELSDLTGIKAGRSNRINMNMSISDPSNGLNFTGLTPVDLTPDDTEDDKFGYIISINGKELEINKDASLKDIINKINKESDVNISYSSTSDKFVVKAKESGTNSNGMAIENATGGGNLVNALFGSDSVSMENATDTVINYTLNGVSTKVTRSTANFAIDGINVELNERAADIDEPITFDVTHNTDEVVERVKQFIDDYNEIIDLIGTKTKEKPNRDYLPLTPEQQDEMEKDEIENWTTEAKKGILFGDSKMNTVLRSLRESMSSKTSVSDLTLSNIGISAARMDTSGKLVFDEEKFKEKLLQNPEEIASLFTENTTDTDAKPGIAIQIQELIKYNVGTYGTSGVLIEEAGMPDSSTSDSNYISLKMEEYDNKMEKLKKDLKKERERYWNQFTTLEKTLSNLNAQSSWLVDMMGQ, encoded by the coding sequence ATGTCAACATTATCAACAAGTATATATGGTTCATCAACAAATAAAGGCATAGGCGGTCTAATGTCAGGACTTGATACGGACGATTTAGTTAATCAAATGACTGCTCGAACAAGAAATAGAATTAACAGGGAATATCAAGCAAAGCAAAGTTTATTGTATAGGCAAGAAGCGTATAGGGAAATTAGTACGAAACTTTTATCATTTAGTAACAAGTATTTTTCTTATTCAACAGGATCAAAAACGAATATATTAAGTCCTAATTTCTTTAAGTCAAACACAATAGAGCCATCATCAAAATATGTTAATGTTACTGGAGATGCAGAAAATATTAAGAATTTTTCTATAGATAGCATAGAAAGTGTTGCGACTTATGCTTCTTTAACATCAACAAATAATGTATCAAGTAAAGCCTATACTTCAGGTAATGTAAAGGATTATATTTCACCTTTAGCAGGTGAGACTTTTAGTATATCCTTTAACGGTACAACACACAATTTGACCATTCCTAAAGATTTTGAAGGGACAACGCCTGAAGAGGTAGTAGATGTATTAAATGAACAACTAGCTACAATAGAAGGTAATGACAGTAATGCTAAGTTGGAATACACTTATACTGATAATAAATTGGAGCTTGTTATAAAAAATAAAACTGAAGAAGATGTTGCATATTTGTCAGCTGCTAGCAAAGACTTTTTAAATGTTTTGGAAATGAAAGTAGGAAAGGAATATGAAGGTTCATCAGTTGATGTTATAGATACAGCTAACTTAACGAGAACAGCTGAACAAGTATTAACTAATGAAGATGCATTTATTAAATTTGATTACAATGGTGTTGTAAAAACTATAAATATGTCTGAAATGAAGGATAGCTATACCTATGATGCTGGTGGAATAAAGTCATTTCTCCAAGACAAACTAAATGAAATTTATGGAACAGGAAAAATAGAAGTGACAGAATCTGACGGTGCGTTGACTTTTAAAACTCTTGGCTTGGAGGAGACTGATTTAATCGGAATTAGCGGTATAAGTAGTGAATTAAGTGATTTAACAGGTATTAAGGCAGGAAGAAGCAACAGGATAAATATGAATATGTCCATAAGTGATCCTAGTAATGGTTTGAATTTTACAGGATTAACTCCTGTAGATTTAACACCTGATGATACAGAGGATGATAAGTTTGGTTATATTATATCTATAAATGGAAAAGAATTAGAAATAAATAAAGATGCTTCATTAAAAGACATAATAAATAAAATAAATAAAGAATCTGATGTAAATATATCCTATTCATCGACTTCTGATAAATTCGTTGTAAAAGCAAAAGAGTCAGGAACAAATAGCAATGGAATGGCAATAGAAAATGCGACAGGAGGGGGAAACCTTGTTAATGCTTTATTTGGAAGCGATAGCGTATCAATGGAAAATGCTACAGATACAGTAATTAACTATACTTTAAATGGTGTTAGTACTAAAGTAACTAGAAGTACTGCAAACTTTGCTATAGACGGAATAAATGTTGAATTAAATGAAAGGGCTGCAGACATTGATGAACCTATAACCTTCGATGTAACGCATAATACAGATGAAGTTGTAGAAAGAGTAAAACAATTTATAGATGACTATAACGAGATTATAGATTTAATTGGCACTAAAACAAAAGAAAAACCAAATAGAGATTATCTACCTTTGACTCCAGAACAGCAAGATGAAATGGAAAAAGATGAAATAGAAAATTGGACAACAGAAGCTAAAAAAGGGATTTTGTTTGGAGATAGTAAGATGAATACTGTATTACGCAGTTTAAGAGAATCTATGTCAAGCAAAACATCAGTAAGTGATTTGACTTTATCTAATATTGGTATATCTGCTGCAAGAATGGATACTAGCGGAAAACTAGTTTTTGATGAGGAAAAATTTAAAGAAAAATTATTGCAAAATCCTGAAGAAATAGCAAGTTTATTTACAGAAAATACAACTGATACAGATGCAAAACCTGGAATAGCTATACAGATTCAAGAGTTAATTAAATATAATGTAGGAACTTATGGAACTTCAGGAGTACTTATAGAAGAAGCCGGTATGCCTGATAGCTCTACCTCAGATTCAAACTATATTTCTTTAAAAATGGAAGAATATGATAATAAAATGGAAAAATTAAAAAAGGATTTAAAAAAAGAAAGAGAAAGATATTGGAATCAATTTACTACACTTGAAAAAACATTAAGTAATTTAAATGCTCAAAGTTCATGGCTCGTAGATATGATGGGTCAATAA